tgcaaatttttatcataaagctcacaagagattggcggataatttctcggatgctagaaagaagaacaagaggcctagCTGGTGTCTTCACATTTATGGAATGATTTGTTAAGGCAATGGCTTACCACAgatttcttagagaggagcgaaaaaggaaagaaagctcacTCATCCGAGAatggaggctccttgcacactggggGTCctatcagcctagggacaataaaaagaagattggtaattgcttaaattatttacttttctaagtatattaattttatttattaactaaattaatttatttttaggaaaagaagtatgggcgtccaatgagcCATGATGAGCTATTTAAGGAGAcgcatattgtaaagaagaaaaaaaggggggagggggatggagataggtgggtcgaggaccgggcagagactgcatatgtaagctttcaattttctttaagtgttataatttacttttatataaatttttaaatactaatttaacttaaaataatatagggtcactaccaaagtaacgtggaggagCTCATTCGTAGTCAGCCATCTGGTGAATCAGGCGAGCCAagccaaccttcggacgaggatggtgaaagaatatggttggaggctgttggcggtccaaaatgggaaAAGGTATACAGGTTTCCTACGAAAAATTTCATCGGTATAGGTGTGGAATGCAaagaatagggacttcctcgcaaggcgaggaacttaatagggagagcctctcggctatgcgggagacagtgacacAACTTACATCCGAGGTaaaagcggccaaggaaagagaaagactTAGAGATGATCAATTCCTTGGTATGCAAGCttagatcagaactctcctatctactgGAACTTTTCCGTTGCCCCAGTCTCGTGAGTCGTCGCCAGAGgctcgacctccacgtgatcgttcctaCCGTCCtcctcgtgatcgttcctcccgtccttcccgtgatcgttcttcccgtcctccacaaaaccgttctctatatcgtcttgtaGATGAAAATTTATTAGACGGTGATGATAATATTGTAGAAAATACCCCTTGACCAATACTTCGATATAATTTGAACTAGACTAATAGAATTAGTTTTGAATTAGATTGAACAATTTTTAACTTGTTGTAATTAGTTTTTGCTTGGTTTGGGATTGtgatgttcaattgaactttaatttgttagttttaaagtattaattggatgtttggttattgtcgttgttattgttgttgttgttgttgttagataTTTTGTTGGATTTGTGGTGAATTAGGGATTTTATGAGGTGAATTGGTGATTATTAGATGTGAATTGGGGGTATTGGTATGCTATTTTtatttggcaggtggtgtagctaccaAAAATAggtattttatgccaaaattaaacccaaaaaactaaccaactttggtcggtaaataataataaaaaaaaatttaaattgtatattaccgaccaatgttggtcggttaatgtacaatgaattcccagaattcaacattaccgaccaactttgattgGTTTTCTGCCTGCACTGTTCAGTTTACAGACCATCATTGGTCggagtttttaaattttaattattgaaaaaaaatatattttacattaccgaccaaagtcggtcagcttttttaaattttaataatttataaaaaaaatatatttttcagtaccgaccaaagttggtcggtatagAAATTTAATAcaccgactaactttggtcggtaaaattaaattaataaaataatattccGACCAATTTTGGTTGGTAGACCAATTTACATTGTTAGATGGTCGTTTAAAGcttaccgaccaattttggtcggtaatttcccgatcaactttggtcggtatacccttccgaccttcaaaataccgTTCACaagtaaatggtcgcgttttggacgGTCATTGGcctttaccgaccaactttgatctaTTTTTTTGGACAGTTTTGCCCGGATTTTTAGTAGTGATCCACCGTTGTATTTTCTTGCCAATTGTTCTCATCACAGATTCACAACGTCCATAATATGAATATGAGTTTTCTCCTTTACCTTCATATTCAAATAGTTGTACTTGTACTATGTGATTGGTAGTAAGTTTATGTCAAAAAAAATTAAGTAACCACAATCTAAAATTCTAGATCCGCCATTCTCGTTAAAATAAATATGCTTAATTATAACATTAAAACATATTAATAAATCGATTTAACATGAAGTCACAACAACTGATCGTCTTGCTTACAGACCCTCGTGTTTGGATAATAATTTTCCATATATATCCGGCATAAAGCAAAAGATAATTTATGATGTCgccttggttactgacttgaaagtcaCCTTGTAACCAAGCAACAACTTTCCAAATTCGATCTCAAAAGTATCATAACGCAGGAAAAACTCGACCAACATTAACCTTCCCAAGAGCACCACCAGGTCCTTACCGGGACATTGTTTATCATTCACTGTTGAATCATCTGACTCCTTACCATTTGACCAGTACACATACTTTATTAATTCCTCTCTATCTCCCACAAATCTATCTGCAATAAACTCCTCAGGGTTCTCAAATATCTTAGGGTCCTTTGTGGCCAATGGCTGATACCCAAATATTATTTCATCTTTCTTGATCAAGAATGATGAATCATGGCTATGGATGATGACATCTTCTCTGGCCTTTGCAGTTTGAAATGGAACTGGGGGGTCTATTCTTAGTGTCTCATACACCACAGACTTGGTCAGACTCATCCTATTCACCGCTGAAAAGGTGACCCCACCTTCTTCGTTAACAGCGGTTCTGATTTCATGGGTGAGACGACGGTGTAAACTCTCTCCTGCTGCTCCAACCCACCTGATCAAAGCTGGGAAGAAAACTTTCATGCCACCATAAGAATTGAACCCTGCTAAAAAAATAAAGTTATGGCATGCTTCATCTCTTTTCAGTCCAAGCTTCTCAGCTTCATCTAGAATAGACCCCATGGACTTGTAAAAgacatcaaatatttttttataatcagATTTTATAGGGAAAAACGGTAGAGGGAAAGTGTGCAAAACCAAATCTTCTATGAAGTTGGGTACATGTTTGAGGCCTAGAGAAATCAATGGAGCTAACTGAAA
This DNA window, taken from Nicotiana tabacum cultivar K326 chromosome 4, ASM71507v2, whole genome shotgun sequence, encodes the following:
- the LOC107806557 gene encoding allene oxide synthase 3-like, translating into MSSSDSKLPLRDIPGDYGLPFFGAIKDRFDFHYNQGTDGFFRSRMQSYQSTVYRANVPPGPFNAPKSKAIVLVDAVSFPILFNNSKVDKTNYFDGTFMPSTDFTGGYRLCPFLDTCEPKHATLKGLFLSTLANLHNRFIPLFLSSISELFTHLEHEMSDKGEAYFNTLSDDMAFDFLFRLFCEKSPSETSLASDGPTFLNKWVFFQLAPLISLGLKHVPNFIEDLVLHTFPLPFFPIKSDYKKIFDVFYKSMGSILDEAEKLGLKRDEACHNFIFLAGFNSYGGMKVFFPALIRWVGAAGESLHRRLTHEIRTAVNEEGGVTFSAVNRMSLTKSVVYETLRIDPPVPFQTAKAREDVIIHSHDSSFLIKKDEIIFGYQPLATKDPKIFENPEEFIADRFVGDREELIKYVYWSNGKESDDSTVNDKQCPGKDLVVLLGRLMLVEFFLRYDTFEIEFGKLLLGYKVTFKSVTKATS